From a region of the Fischerella sp. JS2 genome:
- the ftsH gene encoding ATP-dependent zinc metalloprotease FtsH: MRSFEKKVSKKQRPTKRTALAGALVAGLMILPGFVEGTPPALAQKAEQQQDNNTLTYGKLLQKIENGEVARVDLDETEKVADVYLKGTENAQPLRVKLLDQNPELIAQLKAKRVEFDEVSSANSRAAVGLLLNLMWILPLVALMLLFLRRSTNASSQAMNFGKSRARFQMEAKTGIKFDDVAGIEEAKEELQEVVTFLKQPEKFTAVGARIPKGVLLVGPPGTGKTLLAKAIAGEAAVPFFSISGSEFVEMFVGVGASRVRDLFKKAKDNAPCLIFIDEIDAVGRQRGAGIGGGNDEREQTLNQLLTEMDGFEGNTGIIIIAATNRPDVLDAALLRPGRFDRQVIVDAPDRKGRLEILKVHARNKKVDPAVSLEVVARRTPGFTGADLANLLNEAAILTARRRKDSITQIEIDDAIDRLTIGLTLNPLLDSNKKRLIAYHEVGHALLATLLPHADPLNKVTIIPRSGGVGGFSQQILNEEMIDSGLYTRAWIQDNITMTLGGKAAEAEVFGESEVTGGASNDLKMVTNLARKMVTMYGMSDLGLVALETQNSDVFLGRDWVNRNEYSEEMATKIDRQVREMAISCYQQARKIIRENRALVDRLVDLLVEQETIEGEQFRKIVAEYTQLPEKQQLVVSS, translated from the coding sequence ATGAGAAGTTTTGAGAAAAAGGTGTCCAAAAAACAGCGACCGACAAAACGTACAGCTTTAGCAGGGGCGTTGGTAGCTGGTTTAATGATTTTGCCAGGATTTGTGGAGGGTACTCCTCCTGCCTTGGCACAAAAAGCAGAACAGCAGCAGGACAACAACACTCTTACCTATGGTAAACTGCTCCAAAAAATTGAAAATGGAGAAGTCGCCAGGGTAGATTTGGATGAAACCGAAAAGGTAGCAGATGTGTATTTAAAGGGGACAGAAAATGCCCAACCTCTGCGTGTAAAGCTTTTGGATCAAAACCCAGAGTTAATTGCCCAACTTAAAGCAAAAAGAGTTGAGTTTGACGAAGTTTCCTCTGCTAACAGTAGAGCTGCTGTTGGTCTTTTGCTCAACCTCATGTGGATTTTGCCACTGGTTGCTTTAATGTTATTGTTCCTACGCCGCTCTACGAATGCTTCAAGCCAAGCCATGAACTTTGGTAAATCCAGGGCTCGCTTTCAAATGGAGGCTAAAACTGGTATTAAATTCGATGATGTCGCTGGTATTGAAGAAGCCAAAGAAGAACTCCAAGAAGTTGTTACCTTCCTCAAACAACCAGAAAAATTTACTGCTGTTGGCGCACGTATTCCCAAAGGAGTGCTGTTAGTAGGGCCTCCGGGTACTGGTAAAACCTTATTAGCAAAAGCCATTGCTGGGGAAGCAGCCGTTCCCTTCTTTAGCATTTCCGGTTCAGAATTTGTGGAAATGTTTGTCGGTGTGGGTGCATCCCGTGTCCGTGACTTATTCAAAAAAGCCAAAGATAACGCCCCTTGTTTAATATTTATCGATGAAATTGATGCCGTTGGTAGACAACGCGGTGCTGGTATTGGTGGTGGTAACGACGAACGGGAACAAACCCTCAACCAACTACTGACAGAGATGGATGGTTTTGAAGGTAACACTGGTATTATTATTATTGCTGCCACTAACCGTCCAGATGTTTTGGATGCAGCATTACTCAGACCCGGAAGATTTGACCGCCAGGTAATTGTTGATGCACCAGATCGCAAAGGGCGTTTGGAAATTTTAAAAGTTCATGCTCGCAACAAAAAAGTTGATCCGGCAGTTTCCTTAGAAGTGGTTGCACGCCGCACCCCTGGTTTTACAGGAGCAGATTTAGCTAACTTGCTAAATGAAGCAGCAATTTTGACAGCACGCAGACGCAAAGATTCTATAACACAGATAGAAATTGATGATGCTATTGATAGGCTGACAATTGGATTAACTCTCAACCCATTGTTAGATAGCAACAAAAAGCGATTGATTGCCTATCACGAGGTGGGACATGCTCTGTTGGCTACACTTTTGCCTCATGCCGATCCCTTAAATAAAGTCACAATTATTCCCCGTTCTGGCGGAGTAGGTGGTTTCTCGCAGCAAATTCTTAATGAAGAGATGATAGATAGCGGTCTTTACACTCGTGCTTGGATACAAGACAACATTACTATGACACTGGGAGGTAAAGCCGCAGAAGCAGAAGTATTTGGAGAGTCTGAAGTTACAGGTGGTGCTAGTAACGATTTAAAAATGGTTACTAACTTAGCCCGAAAGATGGTGACTATGTATGGTATGTCTGACTTGGGACTAGTAGCTTTGGAAACTCAAAATAGTGATGTATTCTTGGGTAGAGATTGGGTCAACCGCAACGAATATTCAGAAGAGATGGCTACCAAGATTGATAGACAAGTACGGGAGATGGCTATTTCTTGTTACCAACAAGCCCGGAAAATTATCCGTGAAAACCGAGCGCTGGTAGACCGTCTTGTGGACTTGTTAGTAGAACAAGAGACTATAGAAGGAGAGCAATTCCGCAAAATTGTTGCTGAGTATACTCAGTTACCTGAAAAACAACAATTGGTTGTTAGTAGTTAG
- a CDS encoding NADPH-dependent FMN reductase, which produces MVKIVGIGGSLRADSYSQIALRLAAQRVEALGAEVEILDLREMQLPFCNGEQEYPDYPDVQKLQYAVSRADGLILATPEYHGSISGVLKNALDLMSFEQLSGKVTGLISVLGGQPNSNALNDLRIIMRWVHGWVIPEQIAIGQAWKAFSPEGKLLDEKLAQRFDQFAQSLVDNTRKLREVD; this is translated from the coding sequence ATGGTAAAAATAGTAGGCATTGGTGGCAGTTTAAGGGCAGACTCCTACAGTCAAATAGCCTTACGTTTGGCAGCCCAACGGGTAGAAGCTTTAGGTGCAGAAGTGGAAATACTGGATTTACGGGAAATGCAGTTGCCGTTTTGTAACGGGGAACAGGAGTATCCAGATTATCCAGATGTGCAAAAGTTGCAATATGCTGTGAGTCGTGCTGATGGGTTAATTTTGGCGACACCAGAATATCATGGCAGTATCAGTGGTGTTTTAAAAAATGCCTTGGATTTGATGAGTTTTGAGCAATTGTCTGGTAAGGTAACAGGATTAATTAGTGTATTGGGGGGACAACCTAACAGCAACGCCTTGAATGATTTGAGAATCATTATGCGCTGGGTACACGGCTGGGTGATTCCCGAACAAATTGCTATTGGACAAGCGTGGAAAGCTTTCAGTCCTGAAGGGAAGTTGTTGGATGAAAAGCTTGCTCAAAGATTTGATCAGTTTGCTCAGAGTTTGGTGGATAATACCCGCAAGCTCCGAGAAGTTGATTAG
- the dacB gene encoding D-alanyl-D-alanine carboxypeptidase/D-alanyl-D-alanine endopeptidase produces MPQKSSCIFLLLFFSIHIGINQQLAKAQTPTPTAPLCPAQLKTTIDAVTNRPLFNRVRWGILVQNLGSNQTLYSQDAQKYFTPASNTKLLTTAAALEQLGENYRFRTSIYRGSNNFLYVVGRGDPSLTDAQLRLLAKQLKQKGITQIQHLVIDDRQIRGDLVPSSWQWEDIYSDYGAPVSSVILNQNTFSFNLLPQTLGKPALISWTDANEAKQWRVINQSVTTAQNQPTSINVTRELSGNVLRIQGQVAANSQPYLVTLPVVDPNYYFLRRFRSALAAEKITLGRTSVGIYANNQQEVAAVLSPPLSQLLIETNQNSNNLYAEALLRALAIKKPPLPNQATADAALEVLKTTLTQMEVDSSSYALVDGSGLSRKNLISPEALVQTLQAMAKLPQAAVFRASLPVAGVSGTLKNRFHNTPAAGIVQAKTGTLTGAISLSGYINPPKYRPLVFSIIVNQTEQPASIVRKAMDEIVVSLAQLQRCE; encoded by the coding sequence ATGCCTCAAAAGTCTTCTTGTATTTTTCTACTATTATTTTTTAGTATCCACATCGGTATCAACCAGCAACTAGCAAAAGCACAAACACCCACGCCAACAGCACCACTTTGCCCAGCCCAGCTAAAAACCACTATCGATGCTGTCACTAATCGTCCCCTCTTCAATCGTGTACGCTGGGGAATTTTAGTTCAAAATCTTGGTTCCAACCAAACACTCTATAGTCAAGATGCCCAGAAATATTTTACCCCTGCTTCCAACACCAAGCTCCTAACCACCGCAGCAGCATTGGAACAACTGGGTGAAAATTATCGCTTTCGCACATCTATATATAGAGGTAGCAATAATTTCTTATATGTTGTGGGTAGAGGAGATCCTAGTCTCACTGATGCCCAATTAAGATTATTGGCAAAGCAATTAAAACAAAAAGGTATTACCCAAATTCAGCACTTAGTTATAGACGATCGCCAAATTCGAGGTGATCTTGTTCCCTCCAGCTGGCAATGGGAAGACATATACTCAGACTACGGCGCACCAGTTAGCAGTGTCATTCTCAATCAAAACACTTTTAGCTTCAACCTGCTACCACAAACCTTAGGCAAACCTGCACTCATCTCGTGGACGGATGCTAACGAAGCCAAACAGTGGCGGGTAATTAATCAATCCGTGACAACTGCACAAAATCAACCAACCTCCATAAACGTTACCCGGGAATTATCAGGAAACGTGTTGCGAATTCAAGGACAAGTTGCTGCAAATTCTCAACCTTATCTAGTGACTTTGCCAGTAGTTGACCCCAATTATTACTTTTTGCGACGTTTTCGCAGTGCTTTAGCAGCCGAAAAAATCACCTTGGGACGGACATCAGTAGGAATTTATGCGAATAATCAACAGGAAGTAGCAGCCGTACTTTCCCCACCTTTATCTCAATTGTTAATAGAAACAAACCAGAATAGTAATAATCTTTATGCTGAAGCATTATTAAGAGCATTAGCAATCAAAAAACCCCCACTTCCCAATCAAGCTACAGCAGATGCAGCGTTGGAAGTTTTGAAAACAACTTTAACTCAGATGGAAGTTGATTCTTCTAGTTATGCTTTGGTAGATGGTTCTGGCTTGTCTCGTAAAAACTTAATTAGTCCAGAAGCATTGGTACAAACTTTGCAAGCAATGGCCAAATTACCGCAAGCAGCTGTTTTTCGTGCTTCTCTACCTGTAGCAGGTGTAAGTGGCACTTTAAAAAACCGCTTTCACAATACACCAGCAGCAGGAATTGTCCAAGCAAAAACCGGAACTCTAACTGGTGCGATTTCCCTTTCCGGCTACATAAATCCACCCAAGTACAGGCCTTTGGTTTTTAGTATTATCGTCAATCAAACCGAACAACCTGCCAGCATTGTACGTAAAGCAATGGATGAAATAGTTGTGTCATTAGCACAGTTGCAACGTTGTGAATGA
- a CDS encoding 16S rRNA (uracil(1498)-N(3))-methyltransferase, with amino-acid sequence MPQLQRITIASSQFHNQHITLTTEQQHYLYRVLRLQSGDRFIAMDGMGKWWLAQLADTEAQILQSITVKTELPIAVTLIIALPKGSGFDEIVRYCTELGVTCFVPVLSDRTLLNPSPQKLERWQRIVKEAAEQSERTTVPTILEPVSFCSSLSLVAKQKYICEARGDYPHLLSCLENKEDWESNFNEEKTIVIATGPEGGWTETEIEDAIKAGFQPVSLGRRILRAVTAPIVALSLVAAAHEI; translated from the coding sequence ATGCCACAACTACAACGAATCACGATCGCATCTTCTCAATTCCACAATCAACACATCACTCTGACTACTGAACAACAACATTATCTTTATCGGGTGTTGCGTCTTCAGTCAGGCGATCGCTTTATCGCTATGGATGGGATGGGTAAATGGTGGTTGGCACAGTTAGCAGATACGGAAGCACAAATTTTACAATCAATTACTGTAAAAACAGAGCTACCTATAGCTGTAACGTTAATTATTGCATTGCCGAAAGGAAGCGGATTTGATGAAATTGTCCGATATTGTACGGAATTAGGTGTAACTTGTTTTGTTCCCGTGCTAAGCGATCGCACTTTACTCAATCCCAGTCCCCAAAAATTAGAACGCTGGCAGCGGATAGTGAAAGAAGCTGCGGAACAATCAGAACGGACTACAGTACCAACGATTCTTGAGCCAGTGTCTTTCTGTAGTAGTTTGTCATTGGTAGCTAAGCAGAAATATATCTGCGAGGCGCGTGGTGATTATCCGCATTTGCTCAGTTGCTTAGAAAACAAAGAAGACTGGGAAAGTAACTTTAATGAGGAGAAAACAATTGTAATTGCCACTGGCCCTGAAGGAGGATGGACGGAAACAGAAATTGAGGATGCAATTAAGGCTGGATTCCAACCTGTTTCTTTAGGAAGGCGGATTCTGAGGGCTGTGACAGCACCAATTGTAGCTTTATCCTTGGTTGCGGCTGCTCATGAGATATAA
- a CDS encoding tetratricopeptide repeat protein, with amino-acid sequence MIEQVAIAFQEKDYQKAAKLLKELSKKSSTDPWVQFYIGRLYEVSGKRQEAEKVYRRLLQDTTNAKVVTQARQGLQRLSEIKQEERIRAIAQATVHPDDAGLGVLILEPISNELKTQAASKFAQIMQLDSYSARLLLPSRGWRLYRSGAVGELKYYGEQLKNAGIPCFWAKLTDIAKIQVFHVEYFTESTPTATVICRNQAHQLGSLSFDWQEVKGRVQGILPIFEEVVDVNARRQLERKTQTQDYFHFYDLHLPKRRCILRLYDHGYKFQQGIEITSLSSQNTIRINWNNLLSFLEQKLFQIKIWSDFTPFAETALNQTELLNNIQSHIHLFRQEKSNWDSAFQLYSGLAFLYGEA; translated from the coding sequence ATGATTGAGCAAGTTGCTATTGCTTTTCAGGAAAAAGACTATCAAAAAGCCGCAAAGTTACTTAAAGAATTGTCAAAAAAATCATCAACAGACCCTTGGGTACAATTTTATATCGGACGGCTGTATGAAGTATCTGGAAAACGGCAAGAGGCAGAAAAAGTCTATCGACGACTGCTGCAAGATACAACTAATGCTAAAGTTGTCACCCAGGCTAGACAAGGATTGCAGCGACTGTCGGAAATAAAGCAAGAAGAAAGAATCCGCGCGATCGCTCAAGCAACAGTTCATCCTGATGATGCTGGACTAGGTGTATTGATTTTAGAACCCATAAGTAATGAACTGAAAACCCAAGCAGCATCAAAATTTGCTCAGATTATGCAACTAGACTCCTATAGCGCTCGCTTACTCCTACCTAGTCGCGGCTGGCGATTATATCGTAGTGGTGCAGTCGGAGAACTTAAATATTATGGTGAACAGTTGAAGAATGCAGGTATTCCTTGCTTTTGGGCAAAATTAACTGATATCGCCAAAATTCAAGTTTTTCATGTCGAATATTTTACAGAATCAACCCCTACAGCTACTGTTATTTGTCGCAATCAGGCTCATCAACTTGGTTCTCTCAGCTTTGACTGGCAAGAAGTCAAAGGACGAGTACAGGGAATTTTACCAATTTTTGAAGAAGTTGTGGATGTTAATGCCCGCCGCCAATTAGAACGGAAAACTCAAACCCAAGATTATTTTCATTTTTACGATTTACATTTACCAAAAAGACGTTGTATTTTGCGTCTTTATGATCATGGTTACAAATTTCAACAAGGGATAGAAATTACTTCCCTGTCTAGCCAAAATACTATTAGAATTAATTGGAATAATTTACTTAGCTTTCTAGAACAAAAATTATTTCAAATAAAAATTTGGTCAGACTTCACACCATTTGCAGAAACAGCACTAAATCAAACAGAACTGCTGAATAATATTCAATCTCACATACATCTATTTCGCCAAGAAAAAAGTAATTGGGACTCAGCTTTTCAATTATATAGTGGATTAGCTTTTCTTTATGGAGAAGCATAA
- a CDS encoding triacylglycerol lipase: protein MDKLTDRRNPVVLVHGIFDTGRVFDKMIPYLTQKGWSVYDLDLIPNTGHGSLDSLAQQVADFVDTTFAPQQLIDLVGFSMGGIVSRYYIQRLGGINRVQRFVTISSPHNGTWVAYCNPGLGCLQMRPDSAFLQDLNQDVEMLSQINFTSIWTPYDLMIIPANSSQVPVGREVIVPVMTHAWMLSDVRSLSAVAEALTQPVGAIATQQFPSSWLHTQIASKPGK, encoded by the coding sequence ATGGATAAATTAACTGACAGACGTAATCCCGTTGTATTGGTACATGGCATTTTTGACACAGGTCGAGTTTTTGACAAAATGATTCCTTACTTAACCCAAAAGGGTTGGAGTGTATATGACCTGGATTTGATTCCTAATACTGGTCATGGGAGTTTAGATAGTTTGGCCCAGCAAGTTGCTGATTTTGTTGATACTACCTTTGCACCACAACAACTAATAGATTTAGTTGGCTTTAGTATGGGTGGCATTGTCAGCCGTTACTATATCCAACGATTAGGGGGGATAAATAGAGTCCAGAGGTTTGTAACTATTTCCTCACCTCACAATGGTACTTGGGTTGCCTACTGTAATCCAGGTCTTGGCTGTTTACAGATGCGTCCTGACAGTGCTTTTTTACAAGATTTGAATCAGGACGTTGAGATGCTTTCGCAGATCAATTTTACATCTATTTGGACGCCCTATGATTTGATGATTATCCCAGCGAATAGTTCACAAGTACCTGTGGGTCGAGAGGTGATTGTTCCTGTAATGACTCATGCGTGGATGCTAAGTGATGTGCGAAGTTTGTCAGCAGTGGCAGAAGCTTTAACACAACCAGTTGGGGCGATCGCTACACAGCAATTTCCATCAAGTTGGTTACATACCCAGATCGCTAGCAAACCGGGAAAATAG